The Nerophis ophidion isolate RoL-2023_Sa linkage group LG29, RoL_Noph_v1.0, whole genome shotgun sequence genome includes the window aggccgctggatgtagccgccgacgtatccccatgctagttagcatgtttagcacgcccgcgtctatccctctttggggattgtaatagagatccatctggattcatcaacttcattcgaaacatttcttcacaaaaaaagaaatcttcaacatcaatatttatggaacatgtccacaaaaaaaatctagctgtcaacactgaatattgcattgctgcatttcttttcacttacattcatattttgttgaagtattattcaataaatatattcataaaggatttttgaattgttgctatttttagaatatttaaaaaaaatctcacgtaccccttggcatacctttaagtacccccaggggcacgTGTACCCcaatttgaaaaccactgctctacagctccACGGATATAACAGCCATCAACCTCCTtatcaattttaaatttcgaaaaaatcattttaagtgtatattgtatttattaaattttgGGAAAAATTGGGTATGTAATATATCTTGCCCTTATTTTCTTTGGGTCAACTTTTGTAAACTCATTCAGGATATATTGCCTATGAACTGTGTCCGGAAAATATTATTTCACTAAAACTGCCCTCATATATTTTTTATCACAGAAATGATCATCTTCAATATTAAGGTTTCTCAGAAAAGGGGTAGTATTTGACTTTAAAACATCCTGAGTCAGGGAAACAGTGCATGTGTACgccaataaataaacaaaacgaacctgacctgtcttttgtgcctttaaaaaaagatttagaaccctacattaaaacgctctctacatctaacaacaaaaaagctgtgaaaacgatgatgctgcgttccaaatttaagttatttactgaaattgagtgagcctacggctttgcacttcgtttattttatatacatatatatatatatatatatatatatatatatatatgtatatgtatatatatatatatatatatatatgtatatatatatatatatatatatatatatatatatatatatatatatgtatgcgtgtgaatgtgagtgtgaatgtagtctgtctatctgtgttggctctgcgataagctggcgacttgtccagggtgtatcccgccttccgcccgattgtagctgagaggcaccagtgccccctgcgatcccaaagggaataagcggtagaaaatgggtggacatacacacatatatatatatatatatatatatatatatatatatatatatatatatatatatatatatatatatatatatatatatatatgtaggtgtgggaaaaaatcacaagactacttcatctctacaaatctgtttcatgaggggttccctcaatcatcaggatatatatatatatatatatatatatatatatatatatatatatatgagataggcgccagcgccccccccgcgaccccgaaagggaataagcggtagaaaatggatggatggatggatatatatatatatatatatatatattctattttagttactttgaatttacaaccccctggcgctgctttgtactgtttttgtacttatttttattCTTGTGTCTCgtctgtttgtaattgttgacatttttaaataaaggttaaaaaaaatatacagcacttagaaaacttgaaaaaaaatatttagaaaaaataaaaaaataaaaaaataaataaacaatactaaacagGAAGTAGTCTGTCCGTTATAAGAACCAATCAGAACGCTAAATCATTCGCCAAAACAACCGTAAGAATCCAGCGTAAATCTCCCATGTCATTGTACACGTACTTTTTACGTATAATTACCTAGAGAATAGCACTTGTGCATCGCGCCGTACGCTCAGTCTcgccgtaaaaaaaaacaaagcatgcATCCGGTTTTGTCAAGGTAAAACCCCACTCGAACTATATTATAAACCTTTACATTATTCCACAGCAAAAACTCTTCCAGTCGGTTTATTACGTCAACCAACTATGTGGAAAAATTTATATTAGAAAGACCTGTCAAATTAAATCCGTTTGACTGTTTAATGAAATAACGCATGTCCTTATTCTGAAGGCGCTTTCTTGTTTTCCGGAGGAATCCAAACAAGCTACCCCAGCCGAAGCTAACGGCGAAAGCTGCTGATTTGCAGCGGCGACAAGCGTAGTGAAAACATCCAGTAATTAAACACTTTCTCCAAAGGTGCTCGTCCAACAATATACATGAGGTACGTACGTGACATTTATCTACCTGACGAGTAAGCAAATTTCCCCCCAGATCGGGCGTCGTCTTTGTGACCCCTCTTGCCGTGGTGAAGCCTCATTGGTCGGGCCTTCACGTTGTAATCAGAGAAAACGTATGCAAAAAAAGCAGGACAGAAATTTTAACCCttgcatttttatttataattcacCTGAGTAATTGCAGTGGTCGGGGGTTTGGTTTGCAAACGTCGTTGGTGTTGCATGCATTTCCACAGACCCAAAGTGAATGAGAAACCTAGGGGGAGGGGCTAGGCTTATATTGACGCCAAATCAACAGAAATACCCTAACATCCTGTCTCTGTCTTGTCTTGTTGAATATATAAGATCGCACCCCAGCAGACACCGATAAGCAGAAACGGATGCGGACTGTGCTGTGAAACCGTGGAAGCGGGTGGAGCTGCTGCTGCCGTGAGGTGACCCCCCATCAGCATGAAGCCCGTGGCCTATCAAAACTTCCCCTCCTCGATGTACGGCGTGGCACCGCCCGTCTTCCCCCAAATGGCACGCTGCGACAAGTGTGGATTTATGGCGTCGGACACGGAGTCGTTCAAGAAGCATGTGCTTGAGCACGCGGCGGCCAAACTGTACTGCGGTTATTGCCAGAAATCCGTGTCGAGCCAGGACGAACTCACCGCCCACATGCAGCAACATCTCAAGCAAACGTTCACCTGCCCCTACTGTGGCATCGGCTACGTGAGGAAACTCTGCATGGTGAAGCACATTGAGCGCGTGCATAACGTGAGCAGTAGTCAAGGACCCCCAAAGATTGGCACGGCTATGAATCCACAAGTCTCCAACGCTTTCCCAAGATTTGAACAGCCAACATGTCCGGTCAGCGTGCCCGCGCCATTCATCACCAAGCCTGCCATCAGACTGGACCAAGGCGGGCTGAATTCGAGGACAGTAGACACAAATCTCATAAGTCACCCTAATGGTATTTCAAATAATGTCCTTAACCACAACAGGGCTTTGACGGTGTCGCTCCCTGAGGAGGTGTCAATCCCTGCTGGCTGCCTGGTGGAACTTGTCGAAGTGAAAACCGTCAATGGGTCTAAAGAGCTAAAACTGAGGCTGGTCTCTCAACAAGACGGCAACGAGGCAGTCATGACAGACACAAGGACAGCAGTTGAACAAAACCCCCCAGCGGGGAAGACCGTAGCATCTAAACTGAATCCCCCGAATGCGACCAAGATAACAAATACGGGGATGTGCTTTATGAACAAGAAGCCGTTTGAAACGATGACCCCAGTCAGCACGTCTAAAAGCTTCGTCTCCAACCAAGTATCGATGAAGAGAACGTCGGAGGAAGTCATCAACTTGTCGGAGTACTACCCAAACAAGGTTTCCAAAATTGTCCACCATCCTGCAAAAGAAAAGACGGAGATCCCGACGGCGTGGAACAAACCTGTTTCCGCTGGCGCTAAACCCGATGGCGTCATCTTCGTTAGAAAGACCTACCTTGTGCCCCCGGAAAAAACTGAATTGTGTGTTTCTCAGCAAAAACCTGACGAAAGGATGACAAGTCTTCCAGAGCATCGCAAGGCTATTTCCGCCGTGGCAGGACGTCCCGTTCGAGACATGTTGACGTCTGGCAAAGTTAAAGCCTCTTCCAAAGTCAGGAAGACTCCAGATTGTATTAACCTTGAAAATCAGAGCTCCTCCTCTTCAAACGATCCTTCAGGTGCAGCTGTGCCAGTGGCACCTCTGACGATCAAGCTCGGCAAGAACAGACCCTCTCCCAAGTCCTCTTTCCAAGTTCCCTCCACTTTGTTAAGATTGCTCAATGAACCGTCATCTGTCAAAGCGCCCACGGATTCCTCTCGCCTCAAGTCCGGCGTACCAGCTGGGTCTCAGGGCGTCGGCTCCGAGAGCTTCCCGGTCATCTCCTCTGTGTTTTCGCTGAGCCAACAACCAGGGGAAACTCAGGGCGGCATGCAGCCGCTGGTCACGGCTCTGCGGGGCATCGTCATGGACAAACATCACAACATCGAGGGTTTGAATCCAGCTGCCGGTACGCAGGATCGGTTACCAGTGAAGCGGGCGCATGTCCCTGTGAAGCTGGAACGGCATGAGAAAATAATGGAACACCAGCCTGTCATGGCTCGGAATGACATTAAAAAGGAAGCGAGTGATGAGAAGGACAGCATAACGCGGATGGACAAAAATAAGTGTTTTAAGTCTGAAAACGGCGAGCTGGTTTGTAATAAGTCATCTGCTGTTGTGAATACTGAGTATAAGTTGTCAAAATACGTGACCGTCGCTTTGACAAGAGTGGACGAATACGGCCCATGGAAGAAGAGCAGAAAAAGGCCGAAATTCAGGGCGCCCAAATACAAGCGTCCGACGTCCGCACCGAGCGTCCGTAACAGCATCCAACTGATGACACAGCCGAAACCCGTACTGTCCGAATGCAAAAGCCGGACATCCGCACCAAGCGTCCGCACCGAGATCCGCAAGTCGGACCAGCTGGCGAGACCCGTAGTGTCCGAATGCGTGCCCCCGACGTCTACATGCAACGTCCGCACCAAGAACCAACTGACGGCGCTCAGCTGGGACCATCTGATCGCACGGCCGAAACCAGCAGTGTCTGGAAACCAGCTCCCGACGTCCGTGCCAAGCGTCCGCACCGAGAACGAACTGTTGGCGCTTAAGTGGAACCAGCTGATCACGCGGCCGAAACCAGTAGTGTCCGAATGCCAGCACCCGACGTCAGCGCCAAGCGTCCGCACCGATAACCAACTGAGGGCGCTCAAGTGGGAACAACTGGCGGCGCGGCTGAAACCCCTACCGTCCGAATGCAAGCCCCCGACGTCCACGCCTACCCCCCGCATCAAGAACCAACTGATGTTGTTCAAGTGGGACCAGCTGGCGGGGCGTTTGAAACCAGTAGTGTCCGAACGCCAGCCCTCGACGTCCGCACCAAGCGTTCACAGCGGGATCCAACTGGTGCCGCTCAAGTTGGACCACCTTGCGATGCGGGCGAAACCCGTAGCATTCGCACTCAGCCCCCGCACCAAGAACCAACTGATGCCGCTCAAGTCGGACCAGCTGGTGACAAACCCAGGCCCAGATCAGCCTGTGGTGGTCCTCAATCACCCCAAACCGCGGTCTCCCGTACAGGAAACGGACGCCGTTCCCCACGCCAGACGTCCGGAGAAACCCGCTAAGTGCCAAATATTAAAGATGAGGCTGGGCAAGGTGATGGGACGGAAGTACGAGGTCACTGGATGCACTGTTCGGGTCTCCCAATGAGCCCATGTGGAGTATTTGCAATGAAagcactattttttatttaagacCTGACAAAACATTCAATACTGGACATTTTTGTACAATTATTTATCTGTAACGTGCGCTTCTCCATGGGTGTTAGATTCTGTCGGGAAAGTACAAgcaagaaaacatttcaaagccTTATTAGCAACTTGTAGCATAGACGCTGTATAGGCAATATGCTACCAACTCCTCATTATTATATCCATT containing:
- the LOC133546062 gene encoding uncharacterized protein LOC133546062, with the translated sequence MKPVAYQNFPSSMYGVAPPVFPQMARCDKCGFMASDTESFKKHVLEHAAAKLYCGYCQKSVSSQDELTAHMQQHLKQTFTCPYCGIGYVRKLCMVKHIERVHNVSSSQGPPKIGTAMNPQVSNAFPRFEQPTCPVSVPAPFITKPAIRLDQGGLNSRTVDTNLISHPNGISNNVLNHNRALTVSLPEEVSIPAGCLVELVEVKTVNGSKELKLRLVSQQDGNEAVMTDTRTAVEQNPPAGKTVASKLNPPNATKITNTGMCFMNKKPFETMTPVSTSKSFVSNQVSMKRTSEEVINLSEYYPNKVSKIVHHPAKEKTEIPTAWNKPVSAGAKPDGVIFVRKTYLVPPEKTELCVSQQKPDERMTSLPEHRKAISAVAGRPVRDMLTSGKVKASSKVRKTPDCINLENQSSSSSNDPSGAAVPVAPLTIKLGKNRPSPKSSFQVPSTLLRLLNEPSSVKAPTDSSRLKSGVPAGSQGVGSESFPVISSVFSLSQQPGETQGGMQPLVTALRGIVMDKHHNIEGLNPAAGTQDRLPVKRAHVPVKLERHEKIMEHQPVMARNDIKKEASDEKDSITRMDKNKCFKSENGELVCNKSSAVVNTEYKLSKYVTVALTRVDEYGPWKKSRKRPKFRAPKYKRPTSAPSVRNSIQLMTQPKPVLSECKSRTSAPSVRTEIRKSDQLARPVVSECVPPTSTCNVRTKNQLTALSWDHLIARPKPAVSGNQLPTSVPSVRTENELLALKWNQLITRPKPVVSECQHPTSAPSVRTDNQLRALKWEQLAARLKPLPSECKPPTSTPTPRIKNQLMLFKWDQLAGRLKPVVSERQPSTSAPSVHSGIQLVPLKLDHLAMRAKPVAFALSPRTKNQLMPLKSDQLVTNPGPDQPVVVLNHPKPRSPVQETDAVPHARRPEKPAKCQILKMRLGKVMGRKYEVTGCTVRVSQ